Below is a window of Lacrimispora xylanolytica DNA.
TCATAAAGAAGTTTCCCCAGGCACTTAACACCCTGGTGGGAAGCAAAGGTACTTATCTGTCCGGGGGAGAATGTCAGAGAATTGCTCTTGCCAGAGCAGTTTTAAAGGATGCTCCTATTATAGTTCTTGACGAGGCTACGGCCTTTGCGGACCCGGATAATGAATATGAGATTCAAAAGGCATTTGAGACTCTGGTAAAGGGAAAGACAGTTCTTATGATTGCCCACCGCTTATCAACGGTCTGCAAGGCAGATCAGATTCTGGTAATGAATCATGGGGAAATTGAGGAAGCAGGAACCCATGAGGAATTGCTCCATAAAGGGGGACTGTATGCAACGATGTGGGAAGATTATCAGACATCGGTTTCCTGGAAGGTAGGTGAACACCATGAGTAAATATTTACAGAAACTCTTTGCTCTTAGCGAACAGGGAGGAAAAGATCTGACAAAGGCAGCCATTGCCTGTACTCTTACCAATATAGGTTTTATTCTTCCTATGTCACTCTTTGTCCTGTTAATGGATCAGCTTCTTAGCCCTGTACTTGGAACGGCTGGTCATGGGCTGGGGCTTTGGGGATATGCAGGGCTTAGCATTTTATTTCTCATCCTCATATTTCTGTTTGAATACAATCAGTACAATGCCACCTTTCTTGCCTCCTACGAGGAAAGCGCCAACATGAGGATCGGGCTTGCAGAAAAGCTTAGAAAGATTCCTCTTTCCTTCTTTGGAAAACGTGATTTGTCGGATTTGACTACAACCATTATGGGGGATTGTGCCTGGATGGAGACCGCATTTTCTCATTTTATTCCAGAGCTTCTTGGAGCGTTTGCCTCCACAATTCTGATTGGGGTCAGTCTTTTGATTCTGGACTGGAGAATGGGGCTTTCCATGCTATGGGTGGTACCGGCAGCCTTCCTGCTCTCCGCAGGAATCAGGCCATTGATTGACCGGCTGGAACGAAAGCAAAGAGAGAAGCTTCTTGCGGCTTCCGATGGAATTCAGGAATGCATTGAAACCATTCAGGATATCAAAGCCAATAACCAGAGAGAGGATTATCTGGGACGGTTAGGTCAAAAGCTTGCAGAAGCAGAATCACAGACAATTAAAATGGAAGTGATCAATGGAATCCTGGTCACCTCCTCCCAGATGGTATTAAAAATTGGAATGGCAACCACAGTTCTATGCGGCAGCATTTTATTGGCTCAAAAGCAGATTGGTTTTATGCCTTTCTTAATCTTTATGATTGCAGCTACCCGGATTTACGGACCACTTATCGGCTGTCTTAATAATTTATCAGCAGTATTTTCCACCATGCTTCGGGTGGAACGAATGAGGGAAATTGAAGAACAGAAGGTACAGACTGGGGTAGAAGATACCCATTATGAAGGCTATGATATTACCTTTGACCATGTGGGATTTTCCTATCACAAGGGAGAACCAGTTCTTAGAGATGTATCCTTTCGGGCGGCTCAGGGCCAGGTAACTGCCTTGGTGGGACCCTCAGGCGGAGGGAAGAGTACGGCAGCCAGACTGGCAGCCAGATTCTGGGATCTGGATCAGGGAAGAATTACCATTGGAGGCGCTGATGTCAGCACCGTGGACCCGGAAAGCCTTTTAAAGAATTTTTCTGTGGTATTTCAGGATGTGGTGCTCTTTAATAGCAGCATTATGGAAAATATCCGCATCGGAAGAAAAGATGCCACCGATCAGGAGGTCATGGCAGCGGCCGAAGCCGCCAGGTGCAGTGACTTTATAAACCGCCTTCCCAATGGTTACCATACAAAAATCGGGGAAAACGGTTCCGTACTCTCTGGTGGAGAGAGGCAGCGGCTGTCCATTGCAAGAGCTCTTCTAAAGGATGCCCCGATTATTCTCCTTGATGAGGCCACTGCCTCTCTTGACGTGGAGAATGAGTCCATGGTACAGGGGGCCATATCCAACCTTGTCCGTAATAAGACGGTTCTCATCATTGCCCATCGTATGAGAACCGTTGCAAAGGCCGACCGGATCGTCGTGTTAAAGGATGGACTGGTAGCAGAGCAGGGAAGTCCCAGGGAGCTTTATGAAAGCAACGGAATATACCGGCATATGGTAGACCTTCAGACCCAAAGCCAGAAATGGACGCTTTCCTAAGGGAAAATTCCTCTCTTAAGATTCAGACCGGATGATCGGGTATTTCAATGATAATGCTGTTTTTTAGATATGGAATGCTGGTAAATGATAGTACGGCATCATCTCCATAACAGGTATGGAGTCTTTTGTAAATATTGTGAAGGCCGAAATGGTCTTTTGATTCAGGGGCTTCCGCTCTCATCAGGGTGGAAGCCCTTTTTATGTCTATGCCTTTTCCGTTATCGGATACCTCGATCCTCATCCGGTTATCTCCGGCAGGAGTTATGGTAATGGTAATCTGAGGAGGAACCGGTTCAAGGCCGCGTACAAAACCTTCAAAGCCATGCTTGATGCAATTTTCTGCAAGAGGCTGCAGCAAGACCTTCATAATCATTCCGTTTTTCAGGGAAGGATGGATTTCCGTATGAAATTGTATGCCGGAAGAGGAATGGCGGTTCATGATTTCCATATACAGGGTTACGTGCTCCACTTCCTTTTCCACGGTCACAAAGGTCTTTCCAACGTTTAAGGTGGTGCGCAGATACCGTCCAAGACTTTCTAACATTTCCCCGGCTGTCTGCTGGTGCCCGTTTAATACCTGAAAATGAATGCATTCTAACGTGTTGTAAAGAAAATGGGGATTGATTTGTTCTGATAGCATCTGTATCTCTGCCTGGGCCTTTTTTTGTTCCTCCTCCTTAATCTGTCCCAGCTGAAGCTGTATGGTATCATACATTTTGTTAAGCTGTACCCCCAAAAGACTGATTTCATCGGTATGGGTGAATTCCGTTTTATTGTGGTACGTCCCATCGTTGATCCGACTTATGATTTTTCCTAGGACCTTGATATTTCTGGTGAGAAGATTGGAAAGGGCAAAGGAGAGAAGAGCAGCCGCCAGAAAGCAGGCAAGCCATACAAGTATAAAAAAGGATCGAAGCTCTCTGGTATCCCCCACTAAAGAAGATTTTTTTGTCAGATGTACCACATTTAAGCCACAAAAGGAAACGGCTTCCTTTGTGATCAGAAGCTGGTCTTTTGAAAGACCAATACTCCCGTTTGAGGCAGATGTTTCCGCTTTCACCCAGTCCTTTACTTCCGGTAAAAATGCATCCGGAAATTGACTGCTACGGATATCGAGAGGATTGCCGTTTTCATCTGCAAGATACATGCAGTAGGTATAACGGTTTGACATCCGTTCAAAGTAGGAGCGTATCTGTGCGGTATCAATCATCAGGATAAAGCGGGCTTTCCGGTTTCCAGGCTTGTCCTGATAGATGAGGCTGTTGGAGTTCATATTGGAGGAAACCGGATAGCAAACCGGGATGATTCCACCCTGACGGAATGTAAAGTTCTGACGGGTCGGCAGCACAGTTATCTTTTTTGACGCCCAGATATCCTCTGGAAAAAGCCGGGAGAAGGAGTCGGCGATACCAAGAGACGAGGGGCTGAATACGATGTTATCCTCTCCGCAGATTATCACATTGCTGATCAAGTCGTGATTTTGTAAAAATGGCTCAGTAAGTGCCACGGCACCGGAAAAATACTTTGCATATCCGGTGAAATTCCGGTTATTGATATCCCATATCATTCTGGGAAAGGGAGGGCTCACTAAAAGATGGTTGGTAGCGGTGGAAAGAGAAGTAAGCTGAGAGGAGAGGGAAGCTCCTGCCATGTGGACCGAGCTTTCAGCCTTTTGCATCAGCTCATTGGTATTTCTCCTGTAAAAATAGGAATAGGAAAGCTGTCCAATGAGAAAAAGAGCCGCAGAGGTAATAAGAAGCATTACCATCAGCAGCTGGTAACGGACCTTTAGATTGGCAAACCGTTTGATCATTGGCGGCTCCTTTCTTCGGCGGTGTACTGCTTTTGGTAATCCGTAGGGCTTAGGCCGGTTCTGGCCTTAAACGCCCGGCTGAAGGACCGGTAATCTTCATAGCCTAAAAGCATGGAAACCTGACTGGGCGTGTGCTCAGAGAATTTAAGCTGCTCCTGGGCATAGTTGATCTTTAAATCCAGGGTATAATCCCTGAAATTTAACTGGGTCTTATTTTTAAAATAAGTACTGAAATAGCTTTTACTTAATCCAAGGTAGGAACAGACATCTTCTGTTCTCGGGCTTTTTAAAAGATTCTTATTAATATAATCCATGGCCTTTTCAATGAGAGGGTCACTTTTTACCGCCCGGCTTACGGATAATTCCTCTGCAAACCCACAAAGGATCCGGCACATAAAAACCCGGATTTCCTCCAGGGAATTTAAGCTCTGCAGAGTTGCAAAGGAATTGCCAGTGTAGCTTTTTGGAGCGCCGTCTAAGTATTTAGTAAGCTGACTCTGTAAGGTAATGATCAGATAATTGCACATGCTGTAAAGGTAGGTAGGGGGCGGCGCTTTTGTTGTTAAAAGCTGATTTAAATATTCATTAAAACGAACTTTAATTTCTTCTGGATTATCTTTTAAAATGGCTTCTAAAATCTCATTTCCAGGCATGATAATAGGAGGCTGGTCCATGGAAAGCTCCTGAGATTCCAGCACAGAGCCTGCCTGGGGATAGATATGCCAGGTGATGGCCTGTCTTGCGTCCTTAAAAGAGACGGGGATGCTTAACAGGGACGGGACTGGCGTTCCGATTGCAGCGGCAATCTGTATGTGTTCTTTCGTTTCTGCTCTCATGCTTATATGGGCTTTTAAGGTTTCTTTTAAGCTACCGCCATCTGGTGCGGTAAAAGGTAGATTTATAAGCAGCAAAAGACCGTTGGGCGGATACTCATTAATCAGTATGGAAGTGTCAGTGAGGCTCTCTTCCAGGGAGTGTTTCAGCTTTCCAATACAAAGGCTGGCCTCTTGAGATTCTTCCCTGCTTAAATGGAAAGAAAATGCCTGTATGTAGACGATGCAGCACTCCTTATCCCGTATGGGAAGGGAATAATCCTGTATGACTTCCAGAAGTTCAGGAGCTGTTAAATCCCCTCTTAAAAGCTGAGGGATAAGATTGTTTCTTTGGATGGAAATCTGAGCAGTTCTTAACTTATGGAGGGTAGAAAGCCTGTCACTGTGGATATCTCTCTTACTTAATATATCCTCTTTCAGAGTGAGGATAATTTCTGTCAGTTCCTTTATGGAGATTGGTTTTAATAAGTACTCCCGGACCCCGTATTTAATGGCAGATTTAGCATATTCAAATTCATCATACCCGCTTAAAATCACAAAAGAACAATCAAATTGCTCCTTTTTTGCCCTGCGAACCAGTTCAAGACCGCTCATTCCAGGCATCTGGATGTCAGTGATGACAATATCAGGCTCGTAATAGCGGATTTTGTCGAGAGCCTCCGCTCCGCTTGCGGCAGTGCCGATCACTGAAACACTGTAGTCTTCCCATGAAAGGATGGAACGCAGGCCGGAACGTATCTCGGCTTCATCGTCAACAATAAGAAGCGTGATGGTTGAAAATGGGTTCATATCTTCTCCTTTTAGCATTTAGTTGAAGGTAAACATGATTATAGCATTGTGCACAATCAAAAGCAATACAGCCCTATGGTTTCTGCTGATATCGTAAAAAATGTGATATAAATAGTAAAAAATGTGGTGTTCTTATAAAGCAAAATACATTATGATGATGATATCAAATCGTTTAGATGGCATAAGAATTGGCGAATGAAAAGGAGGAGAATTATGAGAAAAAGAAAAAAACTGGCGGCCCTGGGCCTTGCTGGAATGATGGCAGTTTCAGCGCTTACCGGCTGTTCCTCTGGTGGTGCTACTGAGAGCAAAGCATCAAACCCGGAATCACAAAAAAGTGAGTCCGGCAGTGAGACGAAAAAGGAAGCTGCATCTGGAGAAAAGGTAACGGTCACAGTATGGACCAACAACCGTCATGACCTGGAGTATATGAATAAGGTGGTTGATGAATTTAACAAGACCAACGACCACATCCAGATTGATTACGTGGTTCAGACCGAGAACTATGTAAATCTTCTTACCATGGCAGCCAATTCCGGACAGTCGCCGGATATTTTCTCTCAGGTAGAGGCAGAGAGCTTTAAGGATTTTGCAGAAAGCGGAATCATACAGCCTTTAAATGATTACATGACAGATGAATTTAAAAAAGTCAATGAAGTGGATGAACACAAGTATGAAGGCTATAACGTACAGGGAGATAAGATATATTGGGCGCCATGCGGAAAGAGAAGTGGTTCCAGAATCGTATACAACAAAGAGATCTTTGATAAACTGGGCCTTGAAGTACCGAAGAAAATCAGTGACATTCCAGCGGTAGCCAAGGCAATCACAGAAGCTGGAAAAGGAGATTATTACGGAATCATTTTCCCGGGCGCAAGTGGTCCTTTTGAGCGCTGGCTGGAGCATTCAGCTGAGATGAGCGGTATTACCCCCTATAACTACAAAGAGGGAAAGTTTGATTTTACAGGCTATAAACCATATCTGGAAATGGTCCGTCAGCTGTTTGCAGACAACAGCGTATTTCCTGGTTCTGCTTCCATGAAGATCGATCCGGTCCGGGTGCAGTTTTCAGAGGGCCACGCAGGCATCCATGCCAACGCATCCCAGGAGGCCACGGTCCTAACCGAGCAGTTCCCGGCTAAGATTGAATGGGGAGTAGCTCCGCTGCCAACGCTTGACGGTGAAATCAAAGGAAGCGAAGCATGCAGTCCTAACACAGGCTACATGATGAGCGGCTCTACCACTCATACAAAAGAAGCATGGGAAGTCATTGAGTACTTTGGTTCTGAAAAAGTGTTAAAGGGATATTTTGAAGGCGGCTATGCACTTCCTATCTCCAGATACATGGAAAGTAAGATTGACAAGACAAAGATTGGCAGAATGGCAGACTTTGCAGGTGCAGATTATGAAGCCGTGCTTCCGGTACCTCCTTCTGTAACCCCAGAGGGAGAGAATTACCGTGATGCATTATGGAACGCATGTCTTCCAGAAGGCGGCTCCATTGATGAGACCATTGAAATGCTGAATAAAACATACAATGACGCGCTGGATAAAGAGGTTAAGATGGGAAAAACAAAACGTCTCGTCATTAAAGATTATGATCCCCTTCATCCAAATGCAGGTACCGTAGAGTATCTGGAACAATAAGGCTGGCATATTGGCTGCTGCAAACAGATTTGCTGTCCTGCAGCAGCCTTTCTATTCCGGTCAGGGCAAAAAGTAAGGAGTGATAAGAATGAATGAAAAAAAATCCATGGGACAGCAGATCAGAAGGAAATGGAACAATGGAGACATCCCCATGTGGCTCATGCTTTTTCCAACCATATTTTTTATTGTGGTAATGTCAATCTATCCGTTTGCATGGCTGATCCGCTATGTTTTTTATGATTACAACGGATTCAAGGCTTACTTCGTGGGACTTGCAAATTTTAAACGAATGACCACAGATGCTATTTA
It encodes the following:
- a CDS encoding ABC transporter ATP-binding protein; protein product: MSKYLQKLFALSEQGGKDLTKAAIACTLTNIGFILPMSLFVLLMDQLLSPVLGTAGHGLGLWGYAGLSILFLILIFLFEYNQYNATFLASYEESANMRIGLAEKLRKIPLSFFGKRDLSDLTTTIMGDCAWMETAFSHFIPELLGAFASTILIGVSLLILDWRMGLSMLWVVPAAFLLSAGIRPLIDRLERKQREKLLAASDGIQECIETIQDIKANNQREDYLGRLGQKLAEAESQTIKMEVINGILVTSSQMVLKIGMATTVLCGSILLAQKQIGFMPFLIFMIAATRIYGPLIGCLNNLSAVFSTMLRVERMREIEEQKVQTGVEDTHYEGYDITFDHVGFSYHKGEPVLRDVSFRAAQGQVTALVGPSGGGKSTAARLAARFWDLDQGRITIGGADVSTVDPESLLKNFSVVFQDVVLFNSSIMENIRIGRKDATDQEVMAAAEAARCSDFINRLPNGYHTKIGENGSVLSGGERQRLSIARALLKDAPIILLDEATASLDVENESMVQGAISNLVRNKTVLIIAHRMRTVAKADRIVVLKDGLVAEQGSPRELYESNGIYRHMVDLQTQSQKWTLS
- a CDS encoding sensor histidine kinase, which encodes MIKRFANLKVRYQLLMVMLLITSAALFLIGQLSYSYFYRRNTNELMQKAESSVHMAGASLSSQLTSLSTATNHLLVSPPFPRMIWDINNRNFTGYAKYFSGAVALTEPFLQNHDLISNVIICGEDNIVFSPSSLGIADSFSRLFPEDIWASKKITVLPTRQNFTFRQGGIIPVCYPVSSNMNSNSLIYQDKPGNRKARFILMIDTAQIRSYFERMSNRYTYCMYLADENGNPLDIRSSQFPDAFLPEVKDWVKAETSASNGSIGLSKDQLLITKEAVSFCGLNVVHLTKKSSLVGDTRELRSFFILVWLACFLAAALLSFALSNLLTRNIKVLGKIISRINDGTYHNKTEFTHTDEISLLGVQLNKMYDTIQLQLGQIKEEEQKKAQAEIQMLSEQINPHFLYNTLECIHFQVLNGHQQTAGEMLESLGRYLRTTLNVGKTFVTVEKEVEHVTLYMEIMNRHSSSGIQFHTEIHPSLKNGMIMKVLLQPLAENCIKHGFEGFVRGLEPVPPQITITITPAGDNRMRIEVSDNGKGIDIKRASTLMRAEAPESKDHFGLHNIYKRLHTCYGDDAVLSFTSIPYLKNSIIIEIPDHPV
- a CDS encoding response regulator is translated as MNPFSTITLLIVDDEAEIRSGLRSILSWEDYSVSVIGTAASGAEALDKIRYYEPDIVITDIQMPGMSGLELVRRAKKEQFDCSFVILSGYDEFEYAKSAIKYGVREYLLKPISIKELTEIILTLKEDILSKRDIHSDRLSTLHKLRTAQISIQRNNLIPQLLRGDLTAPELLEVIQDYSLPIRDKECCIVYIQAFSFHLSREESQEASLCIGKLKHSLEESLTDTSILINEYPPNGLLLLINLPFTAPDGGSLKETLKAHISMRAETKEHIQIAAAIGTPVPSLLSIPVSFKDARQAITWHIYPQAGSVLESQELSMDQPPIIMPGNEILEAILKDNPEEIKVRFNEYLNQLLTTKAPPPTYLYSMCNYLIITLQSQLTKYLDGAPKSYTGNSFATLQSLNSLEEIRVFMCRILCGFAEELSVSRAVKSDPLIEKAMDYINKNLLKSPRTEDVCSYLGLSKSYFSTYFKNKTQLNFRDYTLDLKINYAQEQLKFSEHTPSQVSMLLGYEDYRSFSRAFKARTGLSPTDYQKQYTAEERSRQ
- a CDS encoding ABC transporter substrate-binding protein, whose product is MRKRKKLAALGLAGMMAVSALTGCSSGGATESKASNPESQKSESGSETKKEAASGEKVTVTVWTNNRHDLEYMNKVVDEFNKTNDHIQIDYVVQTENYVNLLTMAANSGQSPDIFSQVEAESFKDFAESGIIQPLNDYMTDEFKKVNEVDEHKYEGYNVQGDKIYWAPCGKRSGSRIVYNKEIFDKLGLEVPKKISDIPAVAKAITEAGKGDYYGIIFPGASGPFERWLEHSAEMSGITPYNYKEGKFDFTGYKPYLEMVRQLFADNSVFPGSASMKIDPVRVQFSEGHAGIHANASQEATVLTEQFPAKIEWGVAPLPTLDGEIKGSEACSPNTGYMMSGSTTHTKEAWEVIEYFGSEKVLKGYFEGGYALPISRYMESKIDKTKIGRMADFAGADYEAVLPVPPSVTPEGENYRDALWNACLPEGGSIDETIEMLNKTYNDALDKEVKMGKTKRLVIKDYDPLHPNAGTVEYLEQ